A single Gemmatimonadota bacterium DNA region contains:
- a CDS encoding type II toxin-antitoxin system VapC family toxin, which translates to MNIVIDTSAIIASVMRGPERDALAEAASGHVLIAPGFVRWEVCQALSVMIRQKGIDVVEARRGMEILDNIPLRYVDVDMAQVLSIASRMKGVAADAFLLETAIRYNAPLLTLDRSLGRAAESLGIDVVRLEDEGG; encoded by the coding sequence ATGAATATAGTCATCGATACATCGGCGATTATCGCATCCGTCATGCGGGGTCCCGAACGGGATGCCCTTGCCGAAGCGGCTTCGGGCCATGTCCTCATCGCGCCGGGATTCGTCCGGTGGGAAGTCTGCCAGGCCTTGTCCGTCATGATTCGGCAGAAAGGTATAGACGTCGTGGAAGCGCGAAGAGGGATGGAGATCCTGGATAACATCCCCTTGCGTTACGTGGACGTGGACATGGCCCAGGTGCTTTCGATCGCGTCTCGAATGAAGGGAGTGGCGGCCGACGCGTTTTTACTGGAGACCGCCATCAGGTACAACGCGCCGCTGTTGACCCTGGACCGGTCGTTGGGCCGCGCCGCGGAGTCACTCGGCATTGACGTGGTGCGTTTGGAAGATGAGGGGGGCTGA
- a CDS encoding TolC family protein, translating to MSVFQRYAGVLIVFPALSFALTFAVQPARAQMPRLDALVAEALDRSAALQAAHQRRTAAEYRRPQVASYPDPALSYTRWLSSPETRVGPQRNVLAFGQTIPYPGKLSLRGDMSGEESAVETAGIESIARDIAYEVKSVYYDLYRVDGSLQILEDYLVLLETFTAAAEEKYATGSGSQADVLKSHVEASEILKQRISLEGERSALAARLNGALSRPFDSPVDPVAVIDTTRYAQPESMVVERALAARQELDAVDARIRQYELGVRLARLANRPDFMVQGSYITVPKVGSNPASDAGKDAFGVMLSVNLPVFRSRTRAEVQEAMARVKESRHARQRIRDAVAAEVAGAYGRLSHSGRALDVYEQGLIVQAESSVLATLAAYQTGQMDFLDLLDAERMVLRTRLGYVAETANYRIYLSQLERAAGGTLP from the coding sequence ATGTCCGTATTTCAACGATACGCGGGCGTTCTGATCGTGTTTCCAGCTCTGTCTTTCGCACTGACGTTTGCCGTTCAACCGGCCCGGGCGCAGATGCCCCGTCTCGATGCGCTGGTCGCCGAGGCCCTGGACCGCAGCGCGGCCCTTCAGGCGGCCCATCAGCGCCGGACCGCGGCGGAGTACCGGCGGCCGCAGGTAGCATCCTACCCGGACCCGGCGCTTTCGTACACGCGGTGGCTGTCCTCGCCGGAAACACGCGTCGGACCTCAGCGGAACGTGCTGGCCTTCGGTCAGACGATCCCCTATCCGGGCAAACTGAGCCTGCGCGGTGATATGTCCGGGGAAGAGTCGGCGGTCGAAACGGCCGGTATCGAGTCCATTGCCCGCGATATCGCCTACGAAGTGAAGTCCGTCTACTACGATCTGTACCGGGTCGACGGGTCTCTGCAAATCCTCGAGGACTACCTGGTGCTGCTGGAGACCTTCACCGCTGCCGCGGAGGAAAAGTACGCCACCGGGAGCGGTTCACAGGCCGACGTGCTCAAGTCCCACGTGGAAGCATCGGAGATCCTGAAGCAGCGCATTTCGCTGGAAGGCGAGCGCAGCGCCCTCGCGGCCCGCCTCAACGGCGCGCTGAGCCGGCCGTTTGATTCGCCGGTCGATCCGGTGGCTGTCATTGACACCACGAGATACGCGCAGCCCGAGTCCATGGTCGTCGAACGGGCGCTGGCCGCCCGGCAGGAGCTGGATGCGGTCGACGCCCGGATCCGGCAATACGAACTGGGCGTCCGCCTCGCCCGCCTCGCCAACCGGCCGGACTTCATGGTGCAAGGTTCCTACATCACCGTGCCGAAGGTCGGAAGTAATCCGGCTTCTGACGCGGGGAAAGACGCATTCGGCGTCATGCTGAGTGTGAATCTGCCCGTGTTCAGGAGCCGCACCCGGGCCGAAGTGCAGGAAGCCATGGCGCGGGTGAAAGAAAGCCGGCATGCCAGGCAGCGCATCCGGGATGCCGTCGCGGCGGAAGTCGCGGGAGCCTACGGGCGGCTCAGCCATTCCGGGCGGGCCCTCGACGTCTATGAGCAGGGCCTGATCGTCCAGGCGGAAAGCAGCGTGCTGGCGACGCTGGCCGCCTACCAGACGGGGCAGATGGACTTTCTCGACTTGCTCGACGCGGAGCGCATGGTGCTGCGTACCCGGCTCGGGTACGTGGCGGAAACGGCAAACTACCGCATTTACCTCAGCCAGCTGGAACGGGCCGCCGGAGGAACGCTCCCGTAA
- the gpmI gene encoding 2,3-bisphosphoglycerate-independent phosphoglycerate mutase, translating to MNAPVALIILDGWGIAPRGDANAVLLANTPNFDRLWQHYPHTMLSASGEDVGLPPGIMGNSEVGHLNLGAGRVVRQEVSRINEAIDNGSFYENAALVEILERLRGTGGRLHLMGLTSDGLVHSAEKHYLALLETAHRRGLAGDRVLVHAILDGRDTAPRSAPAYLDTLQKATERLGVGRIATVTGRYYAMDRDNRWERVRRAYELFTAGKGYQAGTAAEAIQAAYDRGETDEFVSPTVIAPAPDGPANSAPDGPARTTTADRTSAGSTSPAGATTASPTSATPAGPATAISDGDAVIVFNFRADRGRQIVRAFIERDFDGFDRGAVPDIRIATMTPYDARFDVPCAFRPPERMREILGETISLAGRRQLRVAETEKYPHVTYFFNGGDERPFDGEDRILVPSPRDVATYDEKPEMSAPEVAARVADALRGGKYDFVLVNFANPDMVGHTGSLPAAVAAVETADRCLGAVMDAVRSAGGGAIVTADHGNAEMMVDPDTAAPHTAHTTNLVPLILVDDKREDAPLRTGGRLADVAPTVLSMMGIPRPESMTGADLAVLDDPVEPVDHANPDDRANPTGSSELV from the coding sequence ATGAATGCTCCCGTCGCACTGATCATCCTGGACGGCTGGGGCATCGCCCCCCGCGGCGATGCCAATGCCGTTCTGCTGGCGAATACACCGAACTTCGACAGGCTGTGGCAGCATTATCCCCATACCATGCTGAGCGCATCGGGCGAGGACGTCGGTCTTCCGCCCGGGATCATGGGCAATTCGGAAGTCGGCCACCTCAATCTGGGCGCCGGGCGGGTGGTCCGCCAGGAAGTCAGCCGGATCAACGAGGCCATCGACAACGGCTCATTCTACGAGAACGCCGCGCTCGTCGAAATCCTGGAACGGCTTAGGGGAACGGGTGGCCGGCTGCATCTGATGGGACTCACGTCGGACGGACTGGTCCACAGTGCCGAGAAGCATTACCTGGCGCTACTCGAAACAGCCCATCGCCGGGGCTTGGCCGGCGATCGCGTCCTGGTGCACGCCATCCTGGACGGCCGGGATACGGCACCCCGGAGTGCGCCGGCCTATCTCGATACACTGCAGAAGGCCACCGAGCGACTCGGCGTGGGCCGCATCGCCACCGTGACCGGAAGGTACTACGCCATGGACCGGGATAACCGGTGGGAGCGGGTGCGCAGGGCCTATGAGCTCTTTACCGCAGGAAAGGGGTACCAGGCCGGCACCGCGGCGGAAGCCATTCAAGCGGCGTACGACCGGGGTGAAACAGACGAGTTCGTATCGCCCACTGTGATCGCGCCGGCGCCGGACGGGCCCGCCAACTCGGCGCCGGACGGGCCCGCCAGGACGACGACAGCTGACCGTACCAGCGCAGGATCGACCAGTCCCGCCGGTGCAACGACAGCTAGCCCTACCAGCGCAACGCCGGCCGGTCCCGCCACGGCGATTTCGGACGGCGATGCGGTAATCGTCTTCAATTTCCGGGCGGACCGGGGACGCCAGATCGTCCGGGCCTTCATCGAACGGGATTTCGACGGATTCGACCGCGGGGCGGTACCGGACATACGCATCGCCACCATGACGCCCTACGATGCGCGTTTCGATGTACCCTGCGCCTTTCGTCCCCCGGAACGCATGCGCGAAATCCTGGGAGAAACGATCAGCCTGGCCGGCAGGCGTCAGCTGCGCGTGGCGGAAACGGAAAAGTATCCTCACGTCACCTATTTCTTCAATGGCGGCGATGAGCGGCCCTTCGATGGCGAAGACCGGATCCTGGTCCCCTCGCCGCGGGACGTGGCCACCTACGACGAGAAGCCCGAAATGAGCGCACCCGAGGTCGCGGCTCGGGTGGCCGATGCCCTGCGCGGAGGGAAGTACGATTTCGTGCTGGTGAATTTCGCCAATCCGGACATGGTGGGCCACACGGGTTCGCTTCCGGCGGCGGTCGCTGCCGTGGAGACGGCCGACCGGTGCCTGGGAGCGGTGATGGACGCGGTCCGGTCGGCCGGCGGCGGGGCGATCGTGACGGCGGACCACGGCAACGCGGAGATGATGGTGGATCCCGATACCGCCGCGCCCCACACGGCGCACACGACGAATCTCGTGCCGCTCATCCTCGTGGATGATAAGCGGGAAGACGCACCCTTGCGCACCGGCGGGCGGCTGGCGGACGTGGCGCCGACCGTGCTGTCCATGATGGGCATTCCCCGTCCGGAATCCATGACGGGCGCGGACCTTGCGGTGCTGGACGATCCGGTCGAACCTGTCGATCACGCCAATCCAGATGATCGAGCCAATCCGACCGGAAGCTCGGAGCTGGTATGA
- a CDS encoding ROK family protein, producing the protein MKRDLVIGVDLGGTNVNSAVVDDGGRITHRAWQSILGSRTAGEVIDRLVACVETTMDSCGRDRVAGVGVGTPGLIPEGSGTVVYAPNVPEWVDLPLQSLLRERLGLPVAIENDANAAAIGEHWVGGAAGYANIVCITLGTGVGGAIIMNHEVWRGSNGAGGEIGHMTVVENGRLCGCGALGCLEAYASATAIAEQARELLRDGCTSLLKELAGGDPGRIDAAMIAEAANRGDETARKVMHRSATLLGTAVSSLTNLLNPEMIVIGGGVIKAGDLIFGPVRAEVARRAYKWSASILEIVPAKLGDDAGIIGAARHFMLTRTT; encoded by the coding sequence ATGAAGCGAGACCTGGTCATAGGCGTCGACCTGGGCGGGACCAACGTCAACAGCGCCGTCGTGGATGACGGCGGCCGCATTACCCACCGGGCCTGGCAGTCCATATTGGGCAGCCGGACCGCCGGGGAGGTGATCGACCGTTTGGTGGCCTGCGTCGAGACGACCATGGATTCCTGCGGACGGGACCGCGTGGCGGGCGTGGGCGTGGGTACGCCGGGATTGATCCCCGAGGGTTCAGGCACCGTGGTCTACGCGCCGAACGTGCCGGAATGGGTGGATCTCCCGCTCCAGTCGCTGCTCCGGGAACGCCTGGGGCTTCCGGTGGCGATCGAGAACGACGCCAACGCGGCGGCCATCGGGGAGCACTGGGTGGGAGGTGCCGCCGGTTACGCCAATATCGTATGCATCACCCTCGGGACGGGCGTCGGCGGCGCGATCATCATGAATCACGAAGTCTGGCGCGGTTCCAACGGCGCGGGCGGCGAGATCGGCCATATGACCGTGGTGGAGAACGGCAGACTGTGCGGCTGCGGTGCGCTGGGGTGCCTGGAAGCCTATGCCTCGGCGACGGCCATCGCCGAACAGGCGCGGGAACTGTTGCGGGATGGGTGTACGAGCTTATTGAAAGAACTGGCCGGCGGCGATCCCGGCCGCATCGACGCCGCGATGATCGCCGAGGCGGCCAATCGCGGCGACGAGACGGCGCGCAAGGTGATGCACCGGTCCGCCACGCTCCTGGGCACGGCCGTCTCCAGTCTCACCAACCTACTGAATCCTGAAATGATCGTCATAGGCGGGGGCGTCATCAAGGCGGGCGATCTGATCTTCGGCCCCGTCCGCGCGGAGGTGGCGCGGCGCGCCTACAAGTGGTCCGCCAGCATCCTCGAAATTGTGCCTGCCAAACTCGGCGACGACGCCGGCATCATCGGTGCCGCGCGGCACTTCATGCTGACCCGTACCACGTAA
- a CDS encoding type II toxin-antitoxin system Phd/YefM family antitoxin, whose protein sequence is MDVYTYSEARQHLSSLLDEAESTGKVIIRRKDGRRYAVVPELSPVSPLDIPTVETSITVKEVVKLVRRQRVRGKKRGSE, encoded by the coding sequence ATGGATGTATATACTTATTCCGAAGCGAGGCAACATCTGTCGAGTTTGCTCGACGAAGCGGAATCGACCGGCAAGGTCATCATTCGCAGGAAAGATGGCAGGAGATACGCCGTCGTCCCCGAGCTGTCTCCCGTATCGCCGCTGGATATACCGACGGTCGAGACGAGCATCACGGTCAAGGAGGTGGTCAAGCTCGTCAGGCGCCAGCGCGTCAGAGGTAAAAAGCGGGGTTCCGAGTGA
- a CDS encoding DegQ family serine endoprotease, with product MKEKRKFGGLAAAALLVTGMVLGALFISNWDASVAERDEYRSITPVVAADQRSLEDFSETFATIAERVKPAVVLIKSERVVRQTQQRFWRPFEEFFGGRQPPDVQPRPFRGVGSGVIVSEDGYILTNNHVVEDADELEVQLSDERVAKAEIIGLDPRTDLAVIKVDFDDLPVLPFGDSDKLRVGEWVMAVGNPFGLNHTVTAGIVSAKGRGGVLAQNSYENFIQTDAAINPGNSGGALVDLEGNLMGINTAISTRTGGYQGVGFAVPANMARNIMTRLVEDGRVTRGYLGVMISNLDEVVAESMGLENSDGVLIEGITDDGPARDSDLQQEDVVVALNGNEVEDTDDLRNRIADLAPGTVVELNVIRDGEPVTVAIALGELPDGDPTRTASREEPKERSPASNLGIDVMDITREWSRFYESGSGVVIAQVRSGSVAEDRGLQRGDLIREVNGDPVSSVQEFLGIVRQFDAGQAIRFRIQRGNAQFLVGLRIPEE from the coding sequence ATGAAGGAGAAAAGGAAGTTCGGGGGCCTGGCCGCCGCGGCGCTGCTCGTCACGGGCATGGTGCTCGGAGCACTGTTCATTTCCAACTGGGACGCATCCGTCGCCGAACGGGATGAATACAGATCGATCACGCCGGTCGTGGCCGCGGACCAACGATCACTTGAGGATTTCAGTGAGACCTTTGCCACCATAGCCGAGAGAGTGAAGCCCGCTGTGGTTCTCATAAAAAGCGAACGAGTGGTCAGACAGACGCAGCAGCGGTTCTGGCGACCCTTCGAGGAATTTTTTGGCGGCAGGCAACCGCCGGATGTCCAACCCCGTCCTTTCCGGGGTGTGGGTTCCGGGGTCATCGTATCGGAGGACGGCTACATTCTGACGAACAATCACGTGGTGGAAGACGCCGACGAGTTGGAGGTCCAGCTGTCGGACGAGCGCGTGGCGAAGGCCGAAATCATCGGGTTGGATCCCAGGACGGACCTGGCCGTCATCAAAGTCGATTTCGATGATCTTCCCGTGCTGCCCTTCGGCGATTCCGACAAGCTGCGCGTGGGCGAATGGGTCATGGCCGTAGGCAATCCCTTCGGGCTGAACCACACCGTCACGGCGGGCATCGTCAGCGCCAAGGGCAGGGGCGGGGTGCTGGCCCAGAACTCCTATGAGAATTTCATCCAGACGGACGCGGCCATCAACCCCGGGAACAGCGGAGGCGCCCTGGTCGACCTGGAAGGAAACCTCATGGGCATCAACACGGCCATATCGACCCGGACCGGCGGATACCAGGGTGTTGGGTTCGCGGTTCCGGCGAACATGGCTCGGAATATCATGACCCGGCTGGTCGAAGACGGACGTGTTACGCGCGGTTACCTGGGTGTTATGATCAGTAATCTCGATGAGGTCGTAGCGGAGTCCATGGGGCTTGAAAACTCGGACGGGGTGCTCATCGAAGGGATCACGGACGACGGTCCGGCGAGAGATTCCGACCTCCAGCAGGAGGACGTGGTCGTTGCCCTGAACGGAAATGAAGTGGAGGATACGGACGACCTGCGCAACCGGATCGCGGATTTAGCGCCGGGTACGGTAGTGGAACTCAATGTGATCCGGGACGGCGAACCCGTAACGGTCGCGATCGCACTGGGCGAATTGCCGGACGGAGATCCCACGCGTACCGCGTCGAGAGAGGAACCGAAGGAAAGAAGTCCCGCGAGCAACCTTGGTATCGATGTCATGGATATTACCCGTGAATGGAGCCGTTTCTACGAATCGGGTTCGGGCGTGGTAATCGCACAGGTGCGTTCAGGCAGCGTGGCCGAGGACCGGGGACTCCAGCGGGGCGATCTGATCCGCGAGGTGAACGGCGATCCGGTGTCCAGCGTCCAGGAATTCCTCGGAATCGTCCGGCAATTCGATGCCGGACAGGCCATCCGCTTCAGGATTCAGCGCGGCAACGCGCAATTTCTGGTGGGACTTCGGATTCCCGAAGAGTAA
- a CDS encoding MarR family transcriptional regulator codes for MNNERRQDISDRYLNSVEEINRIMYSGRLHEWQGMDLSISQFNTLVMLKQMGSMRMGMISYYLKNTLAATTSIVDRLEKKSLVVRTKDPEDRRVVICELTEEGQKATERFWRVAREAALRVAGKWDQEQLESVVNALELILRTHKEIVQSGVSSRANE; via the coding sequence TTGAACAACGAACGCCGACAGGATATCTCAGACCGCTACCTGAATTCCGTGGAAGAAATCAACCGGATCATGTACAGCGGCCGTTTGCATGAATGGCAGGGAATGGACCTCTCGATTTCCCAGTTCAATACCCTGGTCATGCTGAAGCAGATGGGCTCCATGCGGATGGGGATGATCTCCTACTACCTGAAGAACACGCTGGCTGCCACGACATCGATCGTAGACCGCCTGGAGAAAAAAAGCCTGGTGGTTCGGACCAAGGATCCAGAAGACCGAAGAGTGGTCATCTGCGAACTGACGGAAGAGGGACAGAAAGCCACGGAGCGATTCTGGCGTGTCGCCCGGGAGGCGGCACTGAGGGTTGCCGGAAAGTGGGACCAGGAGCAATTGGAATCCGTGGTCAACGCACTGGAACTGATCTTGCGGACCCATAAGGAGATCGTTCAGTCCGGCGTTTCGTCCAGGGCCAACGAGTAG
- a CDS encoding efflux RND transporter periplasmic adaptor subunit, translating to MGYNNQSSRGVSRLLIFLWLAAALAIAPALLLAGCGDPESTGSSDGSETAQVQLWTCGMHPNVISEEPGQCPICGMNLTPLKRTAEADELAAGDQAVHGHLHEAGDEGAAHGHVHEAGDEGAADGHVHEVGDEEAAHGHVHEAGDEGAAHTARETEMEHEHADGDMSVATTDESASASSGAAIVIDPVTIQNIGVQTATVQKRPLTRSIRTVGHLDYNEEMFSRINVKYAGWIEKLYVNETGQQVAKGDPMLDIYSPELVAAQEEYLLAFQNLRNLEGSAFETIAKGAESLLDASRRRLLYWDVTEAQIGELEARGEIARTLTIYAPSNGIVVERMAELGMRVTPGMDMYRMADLSTIWAFAHVYDADTPWLSPGLAAEMELPYNPGKVYRGRIDYIYPYLDQASRDIKIRLVFPNRNLELKPQMYANIRLSARGDRPVLVIPGSSVIRSGERDVVFVALDGGRFEPREVTLGMEGEDGYVQAASGVSEGEQVVTSAQFLIDSESRLQEAIQKMLDHRMMH from the coding sequence ATGGGATACAACAATCAATCAAGCCGGGGGGTGTCTCGGTTACTTATCTTTCTGTGGCTGGCCGCCGCGCTGGCCATTGCGCCGGCCCTGTTGCTCGCCGGATGCGGCGACCCGGAGTCGACGGGGTCATCCGATGGCAGTGAAACGGCGCAGGTCCAGCTCTGGACATGCGGGATGCACCCGAACGTGATCTCCGAAGAGCCCGGCCAGTGCCCGATCTGCGGGATGAACCTGACGCCGTTGAAGCGTACCGCCGAAGCGGACGAGTTGGCCGCGGGCGACCAGGCCGTGCACGGGCATCTGCACGAGGCCGGGGATGAAGGGGCCGCGCACGGGCATGTGCACGAGGCCGGGGATGAAGGGGCCGCGGACGGGCATGTGCACGAGGTCGGGGATGAGGAGGCCGCGCACGGACATGTGCACGAGGCCGGGGATGAAGGGGCCGCGCACACGGCACGCGAGACCGAAATGGAACACGAGCACGCGGATGGCGATATGTCCGTGGCGACCACGGACGAATCCGCGAGTGCATCCAGCGGCGCCGCCATCGTGATCGACCCGGTCACCATACAGAATATCGGCGTTCAGACCGCGACCGTACAGAAACGGCCGCTGACCCGGTCCATACGGACGGTCGGCCACCTGGACTACAACGAGGAGATGTTCTCCCGGATCAACGTAAAGTACGCCGGGTGGATCGAGAAACTGTACGTGAACGAGACCGGCCAGCAGGTCGCCAAGGGCGATCCGATGCTGGACATCTACTCGCCGGAACTCGTCGCGGCACAGGAAGAATACCTGCTGGCATTCCAGAACCTCAGAAACCTGGAAGGCAGCGCATTCGAGACCATCGCGAAAGGCGCGGAGTCGCTGCTGGACGCCTCGCGGCGGCGGTTGCTCTACTGGGACGTAACCGAAGCGCAGATCGGGGAGTTGGAAGCGCGCGGCGAAATCGCCCGTACGCTGACCATCTACGCGCCGTCTAACGGAATCGTGGTGGAACGCATGGCCGAACTGGGCATGCGGGTCACGCCCGGCATGGACATGTACCGCATGGCCGACCTGTCCACCATCTGGGCCTTCGCCCACGTCTACGACGCGGACACCCCATGGCTGAGTCCGGGGCTGGCGGCCGAAATGGAACTTCCCTACAATCCCGGCAAGGTCTATCGCGGCAGGATCGATTACATCTATCCCTACCTTGACCAGGCATCCAGGGATATAAAGATCCGGCTGGTGTTCCCCAACCGGAATCTTGAACTGAAACCCCAGATGTACGCCAATATACGGCTTTCCGCACGCGGAGATCGGCCCGTGCTCGTCATCCCGGGCAGTTCGGTCATCCGCAGCGGCGAGCGCGACGTGGTCTTCGTCGCCCTCGACGGCGGGCGTTTCGAGCCGCGCGAGGTGACCCTCGGCATGGAGGGGGAGGATGGCTACGTACAGGCCGCGAGCGGCGTCAGCGAGGGGGAGCAGGTCGTGACTTCGGCCCAGTTCCTCATCGATTCGGAAAGCCGGCTCCAGGAGGCGATTCAGAAGATGCTCGACCACCGGATGATGCACTGA
- a CDS encoding MarR family transcriptional regulator → MNGAMGEGVRGELTDRFVCAIQHLSRLMHNDRIGELKKLGLNAHQANTLLMLYHRGPTRMGALANYLGSKLPHMSIIVDHLVGKGYLQRSSDPSDRRVVICEFTDDGRKATQRIINHTRIRAKKVAEKWDFKQFESVVESLESLWSTDEERSFGIVSEPNKERLFNKM, encoded by the coding sequence ATGAACGGTGCAATGGGAGAAGGTGTCAGAGGAGAGTTGACGGACCGGTTTGTCTGTGCGATACAACATCTGAGTCGACTGATGCACAACGACCGTATTGGCGAGCTGAAGAAACTCGGATTGAATGCGCACCAGGCAAATACACTGCTGATGTTGTACCACCGCGGACCCACCAGGATGGGTGCCCTGGCAAACTACCTGGGCAGCAAGCTGCCGCATATGTCCATCATCGTAGATCACCTGGTTGGCAAGGGTTACCTGCAGCGAAGTTCGGACCCGAGCGATCGCAGGGTGGTGATCTGCGAATTTACCGATGACGGCAGGAAGGCTACGCAGCGGATCATAAATCACACGAGGATTCGCGCGAAAAAAGTGGCCGAAAAGTGGGACTTCAAGCAATTCGAGTCCGTGGTCGAGTCGCTGGAATCATTATGGAGCACAGACGAGGAAAGGTCTTTCGGCATCGTTTCGGAGCCAAACAAAGAGAGGCTGTTCAACAAGATGTAA